From Hippoglossus stenolepis isolate QCI-W04-F060 chromosome 6, HSTE1.2, whole genome shotgun sequence, a single genomic window includes:
- the irak1 gene encoding LOW QUALITY PROTEIN: interleukin-1 receptor-associated kinase 1 (The sequence of the model RefSeq protein was modified relative to this genomic sequence to represent the inferred CDS: inserted 1 base in 1 codon): protein MSGGDLKGQFIYKLPSSVLWDFCQVMDGLSDLDWTRFASEVLCDQTEVRLAERKERRTDWVMNQWGNRNGRVWELIDLLERLQLFRQQDVILNWTSTLKPLSXHPTPPPPPPPPQVSSSQFDAPPEPSEAPPTSPLFFLSSEDRGGGRPLPRPAPPPSDLRSDCRSSHPEAPPVVACGGGGGVMCWSYEEVHAGTKGFSPSLQVGEGGFGVVYRATLGNTDCAIKKLKQDCVLDLAFLKQTFQTEVEKLSKFRHPNIVDLLGVCEGGGSLCLIYSYMDNRSLEEQLHNQCVVLTWCQRLSIVEDVSSALAFLHSPPDRHAPLIHGDVKSSNILLDRHLVAKLADFGLARFGSRRSTGHSATRTASVGKTETVRGTLAYLPEEYWRNGELGTAVDVYSFGVVLLEVLTGRRALERDGKSGERYLKDLVEEVEDSPTGSCAAVWKNQLDQRLITGGAAEPAEWMTVLALACICLDKRRKKRPGMSEVFQKLKDVHNLVTGTSSSSSSLHHPLPPHLHNFSQSLPRPPLSIDSRIGALTNQISKLGPLKDTNRTPQSSSSSFVGPCETDESQGFSQFRSDRTSSTSLSTRDQHLCGPSEFTSVPTEDQDNFSPQSICSTDKPGDTRGQNLSTLYSVPECLSPAGSLQSQSSSLGPSGRNEQRTQGSKLLSSDDLYGEGGAAGSRGPEESDELDYLPAKQD from the exons ATGTCGGGGGGAGACCTGAAGGGACAGTTTATCTATAAACTACCGTCCAGCGTCCTCTGGGACTTCTGCCAGGTCATGGACGGACTGTCAGACCTGGACTGGACCCGCTTCG CCTCGGAGGTCCTGTGCGATCAGACTGAAGTGCGATTGgctgagaggaaggagaggcgGACCGACTGGGTGATGAACCAATGGGGCAACAGGAACGGTCGAGTCTGGGAGCTGATTGACCTATTAGAGCGTCTGCAGCTGTTCCGACAACAAGATGTCATCCTTAACT ggacATCCACTCTGAAGCCTCTGT TacaccccacccctccaccccctcctccccctcctcaagTCTCTTCCTCTCAGTTCGACGCCCCTCCCGAACCATCTGAGGCCCCGCC GACGTCTccgcttttctttctttcctcagaagatagaggaggaggaagaccaCTCCCACGACCTGCCCCGCCCCCCTCCGATCTGCGGTCTGACTGCCGCTCATCACACCCAGag GCGCCCCCGGTGGTAGCgtgtggaggtggaggcggGGTGATGTGCTGGTCGTATGAAgaggtgcatgctgggacaaAGGGGTTCTCACCCTCCCTACAggttggggagggggggtttggAGTTGTTTACAGAGCGACCCTGGGAAACACAGATTGCGCCATCAAGAAACTCAAACAG GACTGTGTGTTGGACTTGGCTTTCCTGAAACAAACTTTCCAGACTGAAGTGGAGAAACTTTCAAA GTTCAGACATCCGAACATCGTGGATCTGCTCGGTGTCTGTGAAGGAGGAGGATCATTGTGTCTCATCTACAGCTACATGGACAACAGATCACTGGAGGAGCAGCTACACaac cagtgtgtTGTCCTCACCTGGTGTCAGAGACTCAGTATTGTTGAAGACGTGTCGTCAGCGTTGGCGTTTCTCCACTCGCCCCCCGACAGACACGCACCGCTCATCCACGGAGACGTCAAGAG cTCGAACATCCTGTTAGACCGCCACCTTGTGGCGAAGCTTGCAGACTTCGGTCTGGCACGGTTTGGGTCTCGCAGGTCAACAGGACACTCTGCCACTCGGACGGCGTCAGTGGGCAAAACGGAGACGGTCAGGGGAACTCTGGCGTATCTGCCTGAAGAGTATTGGAGGAATGGAGAGCTGGGGACCGCTGTGGATGTCTACAGCTTTGGAGTG gtgttGTTGGAGGTGTTGACTGGACGTCGTGCTCTGGAGAGAGACGGGAAGTCAGGAGAGAGATACCTG AAAGacctggtggaggaggttgaGGACAGTCCGACTGGCTCGTgtgcagcagtgtggaagaATCAGCTAGACCAGCGGCTAATAACAG GGGGCGCTGCAGAGCCTGCTGAGTGGATGACTGTGTTGGCTCTGGCCTGTATATGTTtggacaagaggaggaagaagaggccgGGAATGAGCGAG GTCTTTCAAAAACTGAAGGATGTCCACAACCTGGTGACGGGGaccagctcttcctcctcttccctccatcaCCCTCTTCCCCCTCACCTCCATAACTTCTCCCAGTCCCTCCCCCGTCCCCCCTTATCCATCGACTCTAGAATAGGAGCTCTGACCAACCAGATCTCCAAACTGGGACCACTGAAAGACACTAACCGGACACCCcagtcgtcctcctcctcgttcgTGGGCCCCTGTGAGACTGACGAGAGTCAAGGTTTCTCTCAGTTCAGATCAGACAGGACcagctccacctctctgtccacCAGAGACCAGCATCTCTGTGGCCCCTCAGAGTTCACGTCTGTCCCCACTGAGGACCAGGACAACTTCTCTCCTCAGTCGATCTGCTCCACTGACAAACCAGGGGACACTAGAGGGCAGAACCTATCAACGCTTTACAGTGTCCCAGAATGCCTCTCTCCTGCAGGGTCCCTGCAGTCGCAGTCGTCGTCCCTGGGGCCCTCAg gtcGGAACGAGCAGAGGACTCAGGGGTCCAAGCTTCTGTCGTCTGATGACCTCT ACGGAGAGGGCGGGGCTGCAGGCTCCAGGGGACCCGAGGAGAGCGATGAGCTCGATTACCTTCCTGCCAAACAAGACTGA
- the LOC118111659 gene encoding uncharacterized protein LOC118111659 isoform X2 encodes MDVAAFNAFTEFFTHTHAICHFLQSDAWQSRAEDAMYRLTESSAGVAEQLQSTRQMAEELIEAQSAALQAQQEILNNGEELRVTLQDSTQGLRAVFSELSSVSREQQVALSELFNRVTFLQSFLLMETHSLSSCCYNAAALCTCFLLTSTQRSSRARLVLLSLVCLNFYLEMKIYQFVMSTDHPEHKHMELLSVYVGVLRRLMACVGVCLLLYVCVRYRDPVQQSLQLLQQLRETQHGLQEALQRAERLGETRTTTMTGENRGKCREAEDGRDEDDVSDLSLSLYVLQEDEDESASTNGSHLSHLSHSGRKMADVTMLPYTTHNASVSPARRCRHPPSSPLVYSILVEDKQPRYSLRSRRSETR; translated from the exons ATGGATGTGGCAGCGTTCAACGCCTTCACAGAGTTCTTCACGCACACTCACGCCATCTGTCACTTCCTGCAGTCTGATGCCTGGCAGAGCCGAGCGGAGGACGCCATGTACAG GTTAACAGAGAGTTCAGCAGGTGTTGCTGAGCAGCTTCAGTCCACCAGGCAGATGGCTGAGGAACTTATTGAAGCCCAGAGTGCTGCCTTACAGGCTCAGCAGGAGATCCTGAACAatggagaggagctgagagtCACCCTGCAAGACTCCACTCAGG gCCTGCGGGCGGTCTTCTCAGAGctcagcagtgtctccagggagcagcaggtggcgctgtctGAGCTCTTTAACAGAGTTACCTTCCTGCAGAGTTTCTTGTTGATGGAGACTCACAGTCTGAGCTCGTGCTGCTACAACGCTGCAGCTCTTTGCACCTGCTTCCTGCTCACCAGCACCCAGCGCTCCTCCAGAGCCAG gttggTGTTGTTGAGTTTGGTGTGTTTAAATTTCTACCTGGAGATGAAGATTTATCAGTTTGTGATGAGCACTGATCatcctgaacacaaacacatg GAGCTGCTAAGTGTGTATGTTGGCGTCTTGCGGCGGCTCATGGCGTGTGTTGGAGTGTGTCTTCTGCTGTACGTGTGTGTTCGCTACAGAGACCCTGTGCAGCAGAgtttgcagctgctgcagcagctcagggaGACGCAGCATGGCCTGCAGGAGGCGCTACAGCGTGCAG agcGTCTCGGGGAGACGAGGACAACAACAATGACGGGCGAGAACCGGGGGAAGTGTCGTGAAGCAGAGGACGGGCGAGATGAAGACGATGTCTCTGACCTCAGCCTGAGCCTTTATGTCCTccaggaggacgaggacgagtcTGCGAGCACAAACGGCtcacacctgtctcacctctcaCACTCAG GTCGGAAGATGGCTGATGTAACCATGCTGCCGTACACTACCCACAATGCCTCAGTGAGTCCAGCCCGGCGTTGTcgccaccccccctcctcccctctggtGTACAGCATCCTAGTGGAGGACAAACAG CCTCGTTACAGCCTGAGGAGCCGACGATCGGAAACTCGCTGA
- the LOC118111659 gene encoding uncharacterized protein LOC118111659 isoform X1 produces the protein MAARVAAVVLLLLGLCSGSGPASGPDPERGRIQLLRVQSLASQPRYGDCWARALQHLDTRCKDMTSESQRWIALRFTHCHLSSSGRDFPSCPEGSDVSSCTGGMDVAAFNAFTEFFTHTHAICHFLQSDAWQSRAEDAMYRLTESSAGVAEQLQSTRQMAEELIEAQSAALQAQQEILNNGEELRVTLQDSTQGLRAVFSELSSVSREQQVALSELFNRVTFLQSFLLMETHSLSSCCYNAAALCTCFLLTSTQRSSRARLVLLSLVCLNFYLEMKIYQFVMSTDHPEHKHMELLSVYVGVLRRLMACVGVCLLLYVCVRYRDPVQQSLQLLQQLRETQHGLQEALQRAERLGETRTTTMTGENRGKCREAEDGRDEDDVSDLSLSLYVLQEDEDESASTNGSHLSHLSHSGRKMADVTMLPYTTHNASVSPARRCRHPPSSPLVYSILVEDKQPRYSLRSRRSETR, from the exons ATGGCGGCTCGTGTGGCTGCAgtggtcctgctgctgctcggacTCTGCTCCGGTTCTGGTCCCGCTTCCGGTCCGGACCCAGAGCGCGGGAGGATACAGCTGCTGCGCGTGCAGAGTCTGGCCTCTCAGCCCAGGTATGGAGACTGCTGGGCGCGTGCTCTGCAACACCTGGACACGCGCTGCAAGGACATGACGTCAGAGAGCCAGCGGTGGATAGCGCTGCGGTTCACCCACTGTCACTTGAGCAG CTCAGGGAGGGACTTCCCATCATGCCCTGAGGGCTCTGATGTCAGCAGCTGCACAGGTGGGATGGATGTGGCAGCGTTCAACGCCTTCACAGAGTTCTTCACGCACACTCACGCCATCTGTCACTTCCTGCAGTCTGATGCCTGGCAGAGCCGAGCGGAGGACGCCATGTACAG GTTAACAGAGAGTTCAGCAGGTGTTGCTGAGCAGCTTCAGTCCACCAGGCAGATGGCTGAGGAACTTATTGAAGCCCAGAGTGCTGCCTTACAGGCTCAGCAGGAGATCCTGAACAatggagaggagctgagagtCACCCTGCAAGACTCCACTCAGG gCCTGCGGGCGGTCTTCTCAGAGctcagcagtgtctccagggagcagcaggtggcgctgtctGAGCTCTTTAACAGAGTTACCTTCCTGCAGAGTTTCTTGTTGATGGAGACTCACAGTCTGAGCTCGTGCTGCTACAACGCTGCAGCTCTTTGCACCTGCTTCCTGCTCACCAGCACCCAGCGCTCCTCCAGAGCCAG gttggTGTTGTTGAGTTTGGTGTGTTTAAATTTCTACCTGGAGATGAAGATTTATCAGTTTGTGATGAGCACTGATCatcctgaacacaaacacatg GAGCTGCTAAGTGTGTATGTTGGCGTCTTGCGGCGGCTCATGGCGTGTGTTGGAGTGTGTCTTCTGCTGTACGTGTGTGTTCGCTACAGAGACCCTGTGCAGCAGAgtttgcagctgctgcagcagctcagggaGACGCAGCATGGCCTGCAGGAGGCGCTACAGCGTGCAG agcGTCTCGGGGAGACGAGGACAACAACAATGACGGGCGAGAACCGGGGGAAGTGTCGTGAAGCAGAGGACGGGCGAGATGAAGACGATGTCTCTGACCTCAGCCTGAGCCTTTATGTCCTccaggaggacgaggacgagtcTGCGAGCACAAACGGCtcacacctgtctcacctctcaCACTCAG GTCGGAAGATGGCTGATGTAACCATGCTGCCGTACACTACCCACAATGCCTCAGTGAGTCCAGCCCGGCGTTGTcgccaccccccctcctcccctctggtGTACAGCATCCTAGTGGAGGACAAACAG CCTCGTTACAGCCTGAGGAGCCGACGATCGGAAACTCGCTGA
- the mecp2 gene encoding methyl-CpG-binding protein 2 yields MAAVRSGEDRLEEGQEGEEGPVYPQPPTRERERSHTKTKKARRECRHADRGAETTSLGTPSTAGLQPQMGAESQTEVLEPVAGPSEPGSAPGSESAAGSESAGSPRQRRSIIRDRGPLYDDPSLPDGWTRKLKQRKSGRSAGKFDVYLINSEGKAFRSKVELIAYFQKVGDTTTDPNDFDFTVTGRGSPSRREKRPPKKPKVVKPSGRGRGRPKGSGKMRQATEGVAMKRVVEKTPGKLLVKMPFSKAESSTGTTSTASKVVSPAIVPKSRPGRKRKSEQELPPPPQTAPKKRGRKPASAPAAATVAIASTSSVPTAASSTAGSYTAAAILVAEAKRRAAKESSTRPVVQETALPIKKRKTRETLEERETVQTPVATTTETVRRDTTEGEGGTGEGAQTSETQPTPPEQSQSQLPMSTASDESQSHGHKTHKGRKHKEKTGAAAGDEGSRKDEVGEDVGDKGGEGAGRSSSSSSSISPSKTHKKKDRPHKHHHHHHHHHHHRHQQSSASTLNQPPPPAAPGHPAPSSQSRPEVEPQTLPLITTQQLQHTQQAPSRPQSKSLPQALPGPQHPPPQTHHQVQPSHQQDPQSPSKLLAQPPYPAPQSSPTRHVLHQSRSQQPPLQTHSQPQVSPKKAQSQSSHSPAQQRTQLQTQQPPTQSLPTQSSSILHVHPPQTRHPLPESQSPTAPQPQTLPRQPSQPQNQLGQQSQSQSRHSFESQLQLQSRTPTQLQTQSQSRTLTQIQTQSQSRTLTQLQTQSQSRTPTQLQTQSQSRTPIQTQPRLQLRSPTLMQPQIQSRTPTQTQPQHQSRTSMQTQSQHQSRSPQFQSHLQPRHQEQPQLQTRLPSHDQLQTQYRPQPRQFLSQSRPAQSQAQPRVQQIQTQQNPQSHPQLTRPHVQHLSSQRPSPSLTRTNLVPAQQNQSEQPQDLSTTRPARGSLLQSREVSMEDIRAEGRVEPATTSESREVVGGDRGSNSTSRPPSSMTAGPPGVAGAVVVPGSDGRARLQAEPEAAGESRELRDIVPQSAVPCPSREETVESRTAVSERVS; encoded by the exons atggcCGCCGTGCGGAGCGGAGAGGACAGACT GGAGGAGGGtcaagagggggaggagggaccTGTCTACCCCCAGCCCcccaccagagagagagaaaggtccCACACCAAGACCAAGAAGGCCCGCAGGGAGTGTCGCCATGCCGACAGGGGGGCTGAGACCACATCGTTAGGCACGCCTTCAACAGCTGGGCTGCAGCCACAGATGGGTGCGGAGTCACAGACCGAG GTGTTGGAGCCGGTGGCAGGTCCCTCAGAGCCGGGGTCAGCACCAGGGTCCGAATCTGCGGCTGGCAGTGAATCTGCAGGTTCTCCGAGGCAGCGGCGCTCTATCATCCGGGACCGTGGGCCACTGTACGACGACCCATCACTGCCTGATGGCTGGACTCGCAAACTCAAACAGAGGAAGTCTGGACGCTCCGCGGGGAAGTTTGATGTCTACCTGATTAA CTCAGAGGGAAAAGCATTTCGCTCCAAAGTGGAACTTATTGCCTACTTCCAGAAGGTCGGTGATACTACCACTGACCCCAACGATTTTGATTTCACGGTCACCGGTCGTGGAAGCCCCTCCCGCCGCGAGAAacgccccccaaaaaaacccaaGGTGGTAAAACCGTCGGGACGAGGTCGTGGGCGACCCAAAG GCAGTGGAAAAATGAGGCAGGCTACAGAGGGTGTGGCCATGAAGCGTGTGGTTGAAAAAACACCGGGCAAACTGCTGGTCAAGATGCCCTTCAGTAAGGCAGAGTCCTCTACTggcaccacctccactgcctcAAAG GTGGTGTCTCCTGCTATAGTGCCCAAGTCCCGTCctggaagaaaaaggaaatcagaACAGGAACTTCCACCCCCACCACAGACTGCCCCCAAGAAACGGGGTAGGAAACCTGcctcagctccagcagcagcaacagtggcCATAGCATCCACCTCCTCTGTACCCACAGCAGCTAGCTCAACAGCTGGGAGCTACACTGCAGCTGCCATCTTAGTTGCTGAGGCCAAACGGAGAGCAGCCAAGGAGTCCTCCACCAGACCTGTCGTCCAGGAAACAGCTCTGCCAATCAAAAAACGCAAAACAAGAGAgacactggaggagagggagactgtTCAGACTCCAGTGGCTACGACAACGGAAACTGTAAGGAGGGATACTACAGAGGGGGAGGGCGGTACAGGAGAAGGGGCTCAAACCTCAGAGACTCAGCCCACCCCCCCTGAGCAGAGCCAGTCACAACTACCGATGTCAACTGCTTCAGATGAAAGCCAATCACATGGACACAAGACACATAAAGGGCGGAAGCACAAGGAGaaaacaggagcagcagcaggagatgaagGAAGCAGAAAAGATGAAGTGGGTGAAGATGTAGGTgataaaggaggagagggagcaggaaggagtagcagcagcagtagtagcaTTAGTCCATCAAAAACCCATAAAAAGAAGGACCGACCTCACaaacaccaccatcatcatcaccaccatcatcatcatcgccaCCAACAGTCCTCTGCCTCCACATTAAATCAGCCTCCGCCTCCTGCAGCCCCTGGACATCCAGCACCCTCCAGTCAGTCAAGACCTGAAGTCGAGCCCCAGACTTTGCCTCTTATCACCACCCAACAATTGCAGCACACCCAGCAAGCTCCTTCCAGACCACAGTCCAAATCTTTGCCTCAGGCCTTGCCTGGACctcagcatcctcctcctcaaacacaccACCAAGTCCAACCCTCTCACCAACAAGATCCTCAGTCACCCAGTAAGCTCCTAGCCCAGCCTCCATACCCTGCACCCCAGTCATCTCCTACCAGGCATGTCCTGCACCAGTCACGGTCCCAACAACCCCCACTTCAAACCCATAGTCAGCCCCAGGTGTCTCCCAAAAAAGCCCAGTCACAGTCTAGCCACTCCCCAGCCCAGCAACGAACCCAGCTTCAGACTCAGCAACCTCCAACTCAGTCACTCCCTACTCAGTCCTCATCCATTCTGCATGTTCATCCGCCCCAAACAAGGCATCCACTTCCAGAAAGTCAGTCCCCAACAGCACCCCAACCTCAAACCCTACCCAGACAACCGTCTCAACCCCAGAACCAGCTCGGACAGCAATCTCAATCCCAGTCCCGGCACTCATTTGAGTCTCAACTTCAACTCCAGTCAAGGACCCCAACCCAACTTCAGACTCAATCCCAGTCCAGAACCCTAACCCAAATTCAGACTCAATCGCAGTCCAGAACCCTAACCCAACTTCAGACTCAATCCCAGTCCAGAACCCCAACCCAACTTCAGACTCAATCCCAGTCCAGAACCCCAATCCAAACTCAGCCTCGACTGCAGCTCAGAAGCCCAACCCTAATGCAGCCTCAAATCCAGTCCAGAACCCCAACCCAAACTCAGCCTCAACACCAGTCCCGGACCTCAATGCAAACACAGTCTCAACACCAGTCCAGGAGCCCCCAATTTCAATCTCACCTGCAACCCAGGCATCAAGAGCAGCCCCAACTGCAGACAAGGCTCCCTTCGCATGACCAACTCCAGACTCAATACAGACCACAACCCAGACAGTTTCTCTCGCAGTCTAGGCCAGCCCAGTCCCAAGCACAACCACGCGTTCAGCAGATTCAAACACAGCAGAATCCCCAGTCCCACCCTCAGCTCACTAGACCCCATGTGCAGCACCTCTCCTCCCAGCGTCCATCTCCCAGCCTAACCAGGACCAACCTGGTTCCTGCTCAACAGAACCAGAGTGAACAGCCCCAAGACCTGAGCACCACACGGCCTGCTCGAGGAAGTCTGCTGCAGAGCCGAGAGGTCAGCATGGAAGACATAAGGGCAGAGGGAAGAGTGGAGCCGGCCACGACATCAGAAAGCAGAGAGGTTGTAGGAGGGGACAGAGGGTCAAACAGCACCTCCAGACCACCCAGCTCCATGACTGCTGGACCTCCCGGAGTAGCTGGGGCTGTTGTTGTCCCAGGGTCAGATGGTAGAGCCAGGCTCCAGGCAGAGCCAGAGGCAGCAGGTGAGAGCAGGGAGCTCAGAGACATTGTCCCTCAGTCCGCAGTCCCATGCCCTAGCCGGGAGGAAACTGTAGAGTCACGGACTGCCGTCAGCGAAAGAGTCAGCTGA